Proteins from a single region of Verrucosispora sp. NA02020:
- a CDS encoding antibiotic biosynthesis monooxygenase, translating to MTSGERGDGTGPPRGRVVFLVRVPADRTEDFLRAYEAVRHLVADGVPGHLVDQVCRSATDPEQWLITSEWVSLADFEAWERSPEHRDLVRPMRECFTDARSLRFQVYAQTPVPA from the coding sequence ATGACGTCAGGAGAGCGCGGGGACGGGACGGGCCCGCCGCGAGGCCGGGTGGTGTTCCTGGTCCGGGTCCCCGCCGACCGCACCGAGGACTTCCTGCGGGCGTACGAGGCGGTGCGCCATCTGGTCGCCGACGGGGTGCCGGGGCATCTGGTCGACCAGGTGTGCCGCTCGGCGACCGATCCGGAGCAGTGGCTGATCACCAGCGAGTGGGTCAGTCTGGCCGACTTCGAGGCGTGGGAGCGCAGCCCCGAGCACCGTGACCTGGTCCGGCCGATGCGGGAGTGCTTCACCGACGCCCGCTCGTTGCGGTTCCAGGTGTACGCACAGACCCCGGTCCCGGCCTGA